The sequence CCGGTCCTAGGACGGCTACGCCGCCCCGACGTCCTCGTCGTGGACTTCGAAGCCTTCGAGGAAGACACCATGGATCCCCTGCACCCCGCCGACGTCCGGCTCGTCGCGGAGATCGTGTCTCCGTCGCACCGGACGAGCGACTACGTCGACAAGATGCGCGATTACCCCGCGATGGGAATCCCCGCCTACCTCCTGGTGGACCCGAACGACGGGCGGATCCAGGTCCACACCGAGCCTGGCCCCTCCCCCGACGGACCGCAGTACCACCGCCGCTACGACCACACCTTCGGCGATCCGGTTCCCGTCCTGGACTGGACCGTCGACACCGCCGACTTCAGACGCTACCCGAACGCGAAGTGACCGCCGGCCCGCAACAGCTACTTGCCAAAGCGTCCACCGGGCACCCCACCTGTGTCGGGATGCCCCCGGCATCGACCGCAGTGCCGGTGGTCTGCAACGTTCACCGGCCGCAATCATCCAGACGACGGGCCCCTGTCGTAGGCACCGAAACAGCCGATGCCCTAGCGGCCACGGGCTCCGCTGGGCACGACAGTCATCCGAACCCCCACCAAGCGCTCCGCCTCTGTCTGCTGTCGGTCTTCTGCACTGTGGGCGCCTACCCTGGAGAGCACCATGGACCCGAACCACCTCGCACTGATCGAGGAAGTCCGCCGGATCGCCCCCGAGAACGTCAAGGTCGAGTTCTCCGGCGAAGTCATCATCATGCAGGCTGCCCCGTCCGCCATTCACCAACGCAACCTCGACCATGGCGCGACAGTTCGTCAATTACATCCCTTCGGGATGCTTCGCAAGCCAGAACAGCGGCCTGGCATCCCCACAGGTCCGCAAGTCCCGTACCCCTGACCTGGCCGTCCTTCCCGAGGACGTATCAGAGGGCGACAACAACGAGCTCCCGGCTGACTCCGCACTGATCGCAGTGGAGGTCGTCTCCCGCTCCAGCCCTGAGAACGACTGGGTGGGCAAGCTGCGGGACTACCCTCTGATGGGGATCCCTCTGTACCTGATCGTCGACCCTTCCCAGAAGACCGTCACCCTGTTCAGCGAAGCCGAGAACGGCCGCTACCGTGCCAGGGAAGACGCCGACTTCGGCGAGACCATCCACATCCCGCAACCCTTCGGGTTCACCCTGGACACCTCCGTCCTCCTTCCCTACAGGTGATCCCCGGCTCTCATCCGACCAAGTCGGACCAGGGCCCCTCACAGGGGCGGATCACAGTGACCGCAGGACCTGGGTATCCGACAGGTAGTACACACGACGGGCTGCGGCAGACCCGGCCGGAGGAAACGCGGGAGGCGGCCGGTCTCGACCAGCCGCCTCCCCACACCGAATGACCTACGCACGAAGCATGGCGGTCTCACGGACACCGCCGGGCAGACGTGGCCATATCCGCACTCGGTGCAATCGCCCGTCCATCTTGAGCGAGAGACTCAGTTCGCCGTCGCGCCGGATGAACTCACTGACACGCTCGACCGCATCGGCACGGGTGAAGAAGTACCTGTACGCCTCGAACTGCGTGCTCCCCATCGGCAGTCTGCGCACAGCCTCCCAGAGCGCTGACACGGCGTCGGGCAGCTGGTCGAACATCGCCGGAGAAGTCACGTTCTCGATCTCGGCCGCCACGGGCCCATCCCAGGCACTCACGCCCATCAGGGCCCCGCCGGTGATCACACCGCTGCCCTCCCCGTCCGGTCGCTGAGTGCCGCGTCATCGCCCTGGCCAACCGGCGCCACGAGACACCAGACCGACTTGCCGGCTCCGCCCATACGGGGCTCGCATCCCCATCCGGCCGACAGTTGCTCGACCAGCCACAGCCCGCGACCGCCCTCGCCCCGACCATCTGCGGCACGCATGGCCGGCAGCCGATCGCAGCCATCGTGCACCTCGATCCGCAGCATTCCCGAGACCAGCGCGAGCCGAATGAGGATGTGCGCGTCCGGTGCCATGCCAGCGTGCCGGACAGCGTTGGCGACCAACTCGGACAGCACCAATCCACCATCCTCCAGGTACTGCTCACCGCCCTCGACGCCAGCGAGAAAGTGATCAAGCTCCACACGGGCAACGCCCGCTGACCGAGGGTGGCACGGCACCCAAACCTCCCGGTCAACAGCCGTCCCGGCGCACGAGAGTAGGGCCTCGGTCACCGATCCGAATCCGTTCTGCTCGGCTGCGCCATCGGTGAGAAGCACGTCCAGCCCATCACCACATGCCCAACAACGGCGAATGGCGGCGGCTCCTCTCGTGGGTGCTTCCGTTCCGTTCACGTCGCCCCCTTCCCAGTCATCTACGCCCTGCGCCCCTCGGCCGCGCGGCGGCCGCCGAAACCATACGCCATACACTGCTATATATAGCAGTGTATGGCAATGCACAGCTCTCCAGTGGAGCGTGATGCAGCACACCGCATCACGCTCAAAGGATGGACGAAGACCGCAGCCACGTCGTCGACCCGACACGCCCCGCTTACGTGTACGCGCAGTGGCCGACGACATCGCGCAGCAGATCGTGTCAGGTCGGCTGGCGCCGGGGCGATGCTCCCCGCGGAACGGGATCTCGCGGCTCAATACGGGTGGCCTACCTGACGGCGCGACGAGCGGTGCGAGAGCTACGCGAGCGAGGCCTCGTCGTCACCCTACCGGCGAAGGGAACTTACGTCGTGGAGCGAACCACGGAGTAGGGCGCGGCTTCGAAACTCCAGCTCACGGCATCGCAGCAGACCGAGCGTCAGAACCGGGCGGACGCCCGTTCGAGCTCGACGACACAAAGCGGTGGAGGATCTCCATGGCCAGCCCGTCCACCGCCTGCCGGTGGACGACCTCCTCACACAGGACTGGGAGCACCGCCTCGGGCGGCCGCTGGGCCTGGAGCCCGCAGGCCTGCTGAGCCGAAGATCCCCGCACGCCACCGCGTGCGGGATCTTCCTACTTCCTGCGGTGTCGGCCGGTGCCGGCCCGGAGCAGCGGCACCGGGGTGTGGGCTGTGGGAAGAGTGGGGGCGGCCGGGCTGCGTGATCATCTCGTAGGCGGCGGCGTAGTTGTCGGCGACTGCCACCGGCTGCCAGGTCCGAACAGCGGGTGTCCCCTGACACTGTCCTCGTCGCCGATCACGAGTGCGTCCCGGGTGCCTACTGGCGGCCTC comes from Streptomyces sp. TLI_235 and encodes:
- a CDS encoding putative restriction endonuclease yields the protein MARQFVNYIPSGCFASQNSGLASPQVRKSRTPDLAVLPEDVSEGDNNELPADSALIAVEVVSRSSPENDWVGKLRDYPLMGIPLYLIVDPSQKTVTLFSEAENGRYRAREDADFGETIHIPQPFGFTLDTSVLLPYR
- a CDS encoding histidine kinase-like protein (manually curated) is translated as MELDHFLAGVEGGEQYLEDGGLVLSELVANAVRHAGMAPDAHILIRLALVSGMLRIEVHDGCDRLPAMRAADGRGEGGRGLWLVEQLSAGWGCEPRMGGAGKSVWCLVAPVGQGDDAALSDRTGRAAV
- a CDS encoding Uma2 family endonuclease, which gives rise to MDYKRMRAIADELAKVMPNEAKSLEIGADQIVMMMSPSRAHDLLAFKIRHQLEQQIPPTLAALTSGDVEDPVLGRLRRPDVLVVDFEAFEEDTMDPLHPADVRLVAEIVSPSHRTSDYVDKMRDYPAMGIPAYLLVDPNDGRIQVHTEPGPSPDGPQYHRRYDHTFGDPVPVLDWTVDTADFRRYPNAK